DNA sequence from the Anthonomus grandis grandis chromosome 9, icAntGran1.3, whole genome shotgun sequence genome:
TATTAACCCTACAacattaaatcattttaaaattaaaaacaaaaaaattgcctgTTATTGAtaatgaatgattttttttaaattatgtcatttaaaatttgaacttttttgattttgtgtttttttgttgttaatttatgaaaactattttaatttgaaaattttaacttGAGAAATTTGTGTTTGTCTAAACATAATTTTaggttgatattttttttaattgaatctCTAAAATAATATCAAAGGCCTTAGAAGAATCctgatatttcaaaaactagagCAATGTTCTTTTAATcagtctttttattttttaatgtcattCTTCctatattgttgatttttttgcaTGGAAAAAGTTAagtctaaaatgttttttagactgtttttaatttaagcgtcatttttgtattattagaaaaactgccttttaaatttcgaaaatatatATCTCTATATAGGgagtaataaaaaagtattaacttATAATAATCGTAATGCaattgattttcaaatttttgatgtAATTCAAGTTTTCTTAATCTTTATATAACTAGCGAATCTCTAATAAATtctcttaattttaagtaataaaacatagaagatttattttttgcgGGGTTAGTGTAATCCTTTtctatagtaattttttttcattttaataattataaagatgttttgttttattaaattattaaaaaagtaattttaatatcaaaataatttttttatacatattttttaggcttttaaggAATGTCAAAAGCTTTATAAGGATTTCAAACATTTCAGTTCTTTTAATCCCCAAGTAAGTAGAAACATTTAACtctttttccatttaaaaaaaactatatataattaaattatttatataaataagaatatttatttatatacattttaatacgAGTGATTAATTTACCCATTTAAAAATCAACATCTTGTGaaatgcttttgttttaaacaaattaataaagtgacgtataaaatgtcaattattggaaaaatttgttcgtaattttgtatgttttttgaaattctgttttttgaataaattgacGTCAAGTGCTTTAGAAAAAtccacaaacaaaaatatttcacaaagcAGTGATTATTTTAAtgctctaaaaaatatttattttgattatttaacaataaaataatatctgaaataaaaaaaaaattaagctgtAAATCTACcgaaaatgttgatttttttattatttctggtattttgttttttcaaattatcataatttatttataattttgttcacattattatttatgatacatttttatataaaaaacacatgATATCTATGATATTGTCAATCTACGCTCCATTCTTACAATTTCTTCAACCTTGAGGAAGTCAAAGGCCTTTTGGGAGTCAAAGAAAGCAACtgtattactttatttttaaagaaatccttCAGTTTTTTGAAAACCTTCAAGACTCTTAATTCCCTTCAAAGTATTAGAGATATCAGCTttcatgatttaaaatattagtcaGAGTATTTGAAAACTAGATAAAAAGTAccaactaattattttaaactccatcttggaaaaaaaataaaatgaagatATTGCCATCTTTATCATTAAATCAGCCATTTAAACTTTGAGGTACCTTAATCTCTTTACACCCAGTACATAAGGCCCATTTCCTCAACAAAGAGACCGTTAGTTCAAGAATAAGGATAGGAATGACCGGCCCGACTTCCCGATTTACTTTAATCAGAGTTTCAATAAAATCTATTGTTACCTCCAAATCCATAGTTCTGGATAGGGGTCCTCCTTGTCCAGCCATATTGGGGAGGTACTGTCCGTCAGTACCCGCACCCAAGGTGTGTCTCCTGGGATCGTCCCTGCGAGCGCTACGGCTCCTGCTACCCCTCACCTCTCCGCCCTCATTGTCGCTACGGGCTGAAACAAccataaaatcattattttttaaaaatctaaaacaagtTATTCAACCCCCATGGTGCAAAGAAATTTAATGCGACATACTTTATAAAGAGAGGGTTGATTGAGTTCCACTGAAATGTCGAAACCAAATACGACAGATTAAGCGAGCGTATATATGAGAGGCAAAGGAAATGGGGTTGGGGTAAAAATCTGGCTAATTGTAGAGGGTGTGTATTCGAATTCGttgagaaattgatttttatttaacggCATcaatcttgatactgtcaaaggctttacacaagtccaaatattaaaaaatatgtttttttctattttaatgtCGTACGAAAGCTGATcagtttctttattaaaaaggtCATCTGAAGTTTCTTTGTAAATACAAccattttggagttattgagtagtttttggaTTGATTAAGAGAAAAccttgatacagtcaaaggctttctGTAGAACTAAATATTATGACAACTTATACAACGagttgatttattttagctcCTTATGATTGCTGATGGGtctctttaccaaaaaggtcatTTGAAGTTTCCATGTAAATACAATCATTTTAGagttattaagtaatttttggaTTATTTAAGAGCAAATCTTGATACATTCAAAGGCTTTCTGAAACTCGAAATATTATGGCAATTCATAAAACGacttgatttattttagctcCATATGAATGCTGATGGGTTTCTTAAACCAGAAAGATCAATTGAAATCTCCTTGTAAATACTACTGAACCTTTAAGGATTATTTAgcaattatttattgaaattagtATTCCTGAACATGTCGTTTACTACCATTCAACCTATGTGCCAACGACATTGACTTCCCAAATAATGAATGTAGAATCATAAGATCTACTAAATTCGTACATTTTAGTAAAATGACCCTCTCTAAATTTCCTGTTCAAAATGCCAATCGTTCCAGAACTAACCCACGAGTTAATAAACGAAATCAAAGTAAGAGCAAACGTTATTGGTGATGATACCGTATACTTGGATGCTCCTTTGAGGCCAGTCTTTGATGATTCCGATCGGCTTTACATCAAAAAGCCCAAAATGGCTGATTTCTACGACCTTAATGTTGTTCCCCCAGTAAGTGATAGCCCTGCCGAATTTGCTTTGCGCCGAATACGCTCCGATGAAATTTTATCCCCTAGGAACTCAGAGGAAGACATCAAGAATGCAGAAGACGACGATCGCCCAAGAATTAGAATCGATCCGCGATATAAGATCGTTCCGAGGGAACTTGAAAAGTACAGAAACCGAACGTTTCTATTTATAGTTACTCGACCAACAGCTCCAGAACCACCCAAAATTGAACCTCCTCCAGAGCCAACACATGTTAAAACATTCCTGCCAAAACAAGATGCTTTGGTGTATCACTGCCAACCAAATCCAAGAGGTGTTGTAAACGTTTTTAAATCTTGTGCACTCAACGTTAGACAATCAGCTCTTAAAGTTGATAACGTTGAAATTTCCAAAGCCAGTAACCTCGGAAGCAACTTGGATTGCACTCAGACCTTCCAAATtgatattaataaagaaaattgcaGGAGTAAATTAAAAGCAGACAATGATGCTGATAAGTTGCTAGCTCCACTGCTACGCGAAATACAAAACTATAACGTTCCATTTAGTAAAGTATCTGTGACGAAACGTAAGAATAAGTGTCAAAATACTTGTACGAATTCAGAAGTGATTCCAAAGGAACTTGATCTGGTTTTGGGGCTTTACAAGAACAACAGCCAAGCTCCTCAGGATTCCAAAGATTCTTTGACAGACCTTATTAGGTTTGTTAATGGTGCTGATACAACAGAATGTCTTAGGGAAGACTGTGATTCTTTAAAGGATTTTGTTAGTGCAAAAAGATGTCTTAGAGAGGACCCTTATAGTTCAAATCACACTCTTTATAATTGCAAGGTCAGTAAGAAGAACGTTAGTGTGTTAGGAGGTAAACAGAGCTCAAGAGTTCATGAGATTAATGAACCAAAGAAATCTGTCAACATATTCTATTGCAAGAAATGTAAAAAGTATAAGAATATTGATGAGCTTCGAAGAACTGATTCAATAAAAGTCATTGGTTCCAGTAAGCAACGTGAAAATACGCAGATCTCTTTGCCTAACCTTAAATATTTGGATCGTGCTAGATCGAGTACATACAAAGCTCCATCCAGGCAGATATTTCCTTCAAAGTCATCATTCAGGTCTGTGGATTCATCTAAAGGGATTTCCAGAAGTCAGATTTATATGCATAATCCCAGTTTACATCAGTTTTGTAAAAGTGTTATTAgttctattaataaattatctGAGAAGTTGCCTTcaagataaaatttttttttttttaccaaatgaGTGGGAGTTGAGGATTAGGTCATACATTGAGGGTATCTCTTCAGCAActggattttaattttatacatgcATCACTAGTCGAAAAGGAACCATATATATAGAGTAAAAAgctgatttattaaatttgtatgaGTTCTTTGAGTGATTTAATAAATACCTTGGTCTTGAGTGCCATAATAGGTGTCAAAATCGCCTTGGCTTTCTTGGAGTCAGACTGTTCGATAGACTACTAGTCAGGGATTTCTTGAATGTAATATTGTCCTTTAGTATCTCTGTCATCTACtagaatattatattgtatcttataataaacaaataatttcattatgGCTTTCTTAAGTTCCTCAAAGGGTCTAAAGACaccaatatattaatttatggaGAAAATTCTCGAATCTTTTGGATTTGGATTTTCACTAGAAGCTACTTGaatcaagtttttaaaaaatcctcgatattacaattaaaaatctACCAGTGGTTTTCCAGTCTGAGCTTCGGGGCATTCATTAAAACCAAATCGGGAAAATAAGATTACGGTTTTGGGGGGTGTTAGACCTTCCCCCCCTCTTCATAATAATCGAGGGCTAAACAAGGAAATGATTTCCTAACCTAATTTCATGGAATTTAATGGATTTCGCTTCACCCCCTTATAGCCGGATTATTGGGGACGctgaattattttataaaaacctaaaaatacaGCGCGAGCATCGATAGTGTGGTTTTTGTGAATTATTTCTGACCCCGGCAACTTTAATTTCGTATAtcctataaataattttagtgtCAAAATTAAATCAGCCGAGCAGCAAAATAGAAATTGTAGTATGTAATATTGTTGTCACGGATAAAAATAGTGTCAAGTATTTTCAGTTTTACTGGAGAACATCAAGAaatcaaagttaattttttttaattttctcatttgTTGGGATTCCATGGGTTTTTGATTCGTATCAGAAAATACGGGTGTAAATATTTGCCTCTCTCAGTTTTCCTtgtgttttttactgtttgcggatgatataaaattgtttacaaaaatagatactgaagacgattgcgaattccttcaggtaaatcttaataaagtagagaattggtgcaatgtcaatagactatatttaaatgttaataaatgctctGTTGCCAATCAATTTTGACTATAGAGCAAATAATGTTGTGTTAGCCAGAGTGGCTGAAGCGATTGATCTGGGAATTACTTATGATGCGT
Encoded proteins:
- the LOC126740729 gene encoding uncharacterized protein LOC126740729, yielding MIPIGFTSKSPKWLISTTLMLFPQNSEEDIKNAEDDDRPRIRIDPRYKIVPRELEKYRNRTFLFIVTRPTAPEPPKIEPPPEPTHVKTFLPKQDALVYHCQPNPRGVVNVFKSCALNVRQSALKVDNVEISKASNLGSNLDCTQTFQIDINKENCRSKLKADNDADKLLAPLLREIQNYNVPFSKVSVTKRKNKCQNTCTNSEVIPKELDLVLGLYKNNSQAPQDSKDSLTDLIRFVNGADTTECLREDCDSLKDFVSAKRCLREDPYSSNHTLYNCKVSKKNVSVLGGKQSSRVHEINEPKKSVNIFYCKKCKKYKNIDELRRTDSIKVIGSSKQRENTQISLPNLKYLDRARSSTYKAPSRQIFPSKSSFRSVDSSKGISRSQIYMHNPSLHQFCKSVISSINKLSEKLPSR